The DNA segment ccggtccggttttcagaaccatgcAATTTACCAAAAAACTTAACATTGTCTCTTCCAGTCAAAACTCTACTATGTGTATGCGcttcatattataaaaaatacagcATCAGTGTTATATTTGTGCCTTCTAAGACGAAAAGAGCCTAGAAAACAAATAACCATGGCAACCCTGCATTGAATCTAGCAGAGGTGCAACTTGGCATGCATCGTCATCGTCGCGATTCTTCCATTTCTCTAGTATATCTTCAGCATTAGGAGCAAGTTGATGCTGCAAAACTGCAGCACCAAGAGACCTATCAAATTCAATCTTGTAGCAGCAGAAATAACATCCCTTATTGTGATGTACATATAAGCTCTTTGAGAATCAGTACTATCTAATCCTAGTGTGCCACATATAAGTCCAAATATAGGAGTATGGTGAAAGGATACAGTACCTGAAAGAAGCATTTCTCATTGTTTTCAAAGAAGAGAGTTCCGAGAACACGGCCAAACCCACCCTCATTAGTGCAGACCCTTGTGAGATCGATGCCTTTCGGCTGACTTCATTTGTCAGTGTGGCATCCAATATTTTGTTAAGATTGTGCCAGGTTTCCAACTTGGGTGACACGGAAGCCGAGTGCACGAAAGGAAGGAGTAAGCTTCCTGTGTTCTCCAAGACATGGATAATGAATGTCTTGAGTTCATCTGGATTTGAGACCAGGTTGGACTGAACTGCTGCTTCAAGGCCAAAAGAGTGAGCAAAGCCGCCGGTAGGTAGAAGAGAATCAAGCAACTGCCATTGGCTCTACTGTGAAATGGAGTCTGCAAGGCGAGGTCCGTTGTCACACCCTTCACCTATTTGCATTGTAAATGATACTCAGCTGGCGTATCAGATTCCCACAAAAGCCTAGAAGAAGAAACCAGGCTTATACATTCAAATTCTTTAAGGAAATTGAAATATTTGCAGACATCATTTGAAAATGAATTACATATCATACAAGAAATAAAACTCAATGTTTCGACCAAAATTGAGCTTCCAAAAGCCTGATCTTGAGGTCACACAGAGACAACTCAATCATTGCTCCAAACCTATCTTCAAACAACTGCTTACAATCCGGAAGAACCTTGAAAATTCCTCGGTTCCCATTCTTTAATTATTCTGAACTCTCTATGCCATGCTTGTTAAATATTAACCATAATTCACTTATAGAGGGAGtaagatatttatttatcaGATCTCATTATGAATTTGATCTCACTATCTTGTTCTGTGTCCAAACAAGGATttgcaaaaaatattttttttcagtcCAATCAGAATCATATCTTCCAACATAACAAATCAGCATGTTAAAATGAAATTGCACAAGGAAGTAAGAGTTGCAACAATCTATTAATGGTGATTCTACATTATGAGATAAAAAGACAAAACATTCAGTAGTTCCAACTTACAGACAATCCACCTATGCTATCACATTATCTATTATCTCTGTCCCTAATATCATTacccaaaagaaaagagaaagggaGGGGAGGGACTAAGACTTGTTTTCTTGGGATTTATCATCGTCCCTGTTCATGAAATGGAATCCCATAATATACCTATATTCTCCGGTACCAAGGCAACGGGAGCAGTAACCAAGACCGCTTCCACCACAAGTTCTACACCATTTTGGCCATTCGCCTTTTGGGAGCATTTCCAAATGAACCTGGTTTGTCCTTCCCTTCCCACGACACTGGTGGCAATCGACTCGTCCACTCCCCTCACAGACTACACAAAGCGGATCCGggttctttcttctcttcttcttaacATTTGACTCCGTTCTCACAACCCAAGATGGCTTAGTGAGTGAGATGTGACTATGTGGCGACAACTTGGGGGAGCGAGGAGGAGGTAGGCCATTGAAGCTCCCACTCTCGAATCGAACCATTGTCAATAAACTCAGGGTCCCAATAGCCATCTACTCCACCATGACCCTTGATATCTGAAACAAACGAACTTCTTACTTACTTTAACATTTTCTCAAACATCTGGTGGGCATGATTGTGACTGTTCCTAACAATGTATATTGAAACAACATTGCATCCCTTTAACTGGATGGTTCTCCATTGATTCTATTGTACTATACACTCACCTAACTTATACATCCGCTGTAATCATGCTGattgaaaaaatgaaatatttgaggattaaatcataaaattttccccaaaaaataaaccaaagaaaagaaaaagtcgAAACATTATTGAACAATATCATAGTACTTAATATTTTCTACTGGCAACAAATGATTATTGAAGTAAGGAAGATATGCAATTGACTCCATAATCCATGACACAAAGTATTGaggttcaaacaaaattcacaaagcaatttcaagttttcaacatAAAGTAGAGTAATTCAGAGAAAATGAATCAAAAGGGTATGTGAAAGTTTACCAGGTGAAAAAAAGGTGGTGACTGAATCTGAGGCCAAAATAGCTTAACtgaaaaatacatatttaatagaataaaatatactttttatcttgaaatttggtaaatatttaaaaaatgctcttaaattttatttttttttcaattttatctcaaaagttttcgatttacATGAAATATACTATCAAccgctaaattttcaaaaaatttaagatcaatctaataataatgcatgaaaattatactTAATTTGCTTGTGTTGAAGAT comes from the Arachis duranensis cultivar V14167 chromosome 7, aradu.V14167.gnm2.J7QH, whole genome shotgun sequence genome and includes:
- the LOC107496637 gene encoding uncharacterized protein LOC107496637 produces the protein MAIGTLSLLTMVRFESGSFNGLPPPRSPKLSPHSHISLTKPSWVVRTESNVKKKRRKNPDPLCVVCEGSGRVDCHQCRGKGRTNQVHLEMLPKGEWPKWCRTCGGSGLGYCSRCLGTGEYRYIMGFHFMNRDDDKSQENKS